One window of Candidatus Eremiobacterota bacterium genomic DNA carries:
- a CDS encoding ankyrin repeat domain-containing protein, with product METNYFMVEEVAKKEEKNMFSGDIFDAVMSGNLQAVRDCISQGANVNARDKDGCTPLRWSSFKGHKEIAELLISQGADVNAKSASFITSLHWAIFGDHKEMVELLISKGADVNAGDIHGDTPLRYAICLGHKEVAELLIALGARK from the coding sequence ATGGAAACGAACTACTTCATGGTGGAAGAAGTTGCGAAGAAAGAGGAAAAGAATATGTTTAGTGGGGATATATTTGACGCTGTAATGTCAGGCAACCTCCAGGCAGTGAGAGATTGCATTTCCCAAGGTGCGAATGTCAATGCAAGAGACAAGGATGGCTGCACCCCTTTGCGCTGGTCAAGCTTCAAAGGTCATAAAGAGATAGCCGAGTTGCTCATCTCCCAAGGCGCAGATGTAAATGCAAAGAGCGCAAGCTTCATTACCTCTCTGCACTGGGCAATCTTTGGAGACCACAAAGAGATGGTCGAGTTGCTCATTTCTAAGGGCGCAGATGTAAATGCAGGGGACATACATGGCGATACCCCCCTGCGCTATGCAATTTGCTTAGGCCACAAAGAAGTAGCCGAACTCCTCATAGCCCTCGGTGCGAGGAAATAA
- a CDS encoding zinc ribbon domain-containing protein gives MDAFKCPKCGKTTGADEKFCNECGQPLDIPCLACGKIWRFLFDYKFCPECGHNLKKGSANKPLREEKK, from the coding sequence ATGGACGCTTTTAAATGTCCGAAATGTGGAAAAACAACGGGTGCGGACGAAAAGTTCTGCAATGAATGTGGTCAGCCGCTCGACATTCCATGCCTCGCATGTGGCAAAATCTGGCGATTTTTATTCGATTACAAGTTTTGCCCCGAATGCGGGCATAATCTGAAGAAAGGGAGTGCAAATAAACCGTTACGAGAAGAAAAAAAATAA
- a CDS encoding KUP/HAK/KT family potassium transporter produces the protein MVTLQRKHLIHEAREIIRPLGIVFGDIGTSPIYTLFVVFLFLKPMDKSDIFGVLSLMIWSMILVVYIQYTWLAMNLSMRGEGGIIILQEILSTLVRHKKQIRIITLLSFIGLSFIIGDGVITPAISILSAVEGLKLIPGLEGTPLFIVLLISIIITIFLFAFQKRGTDKVSAYFSPIMIMWFLALAFSGIVAICEYPAILEALSPHYAVLFFIKRKFIGFLVLSEVILTITGGEALYADMGHLGKESIRKAWNFVFVCLVLNYLGQGAHMSAVSGTTSSSILFDMVFRESRLLYIPFLILTVIATVIASQAMISAMFSIVYQGINTGIMPRLKIDHTSQELSTQIYIGFVNWFLFACVILMLLIFKESSKMALAYGLAVNVTMTITAIMLIWIYSLHKSRLLMALSVMVTFIDLAFLFSNINKIPHGGYWSLIMAMIPLLVILLYKAGQRRLYIALRPMPLAPFMERYNEMYKTASKIKGTAIFLLRDVNHISPYIVNTIFSHSILYEYNIILSISIKDKPYGIKSHFARDLAPSLRVFEIHHGYMEVVNVEEVLKEHGIDGKAVFYGIEDIGTGKFAWKLFALIKALSPAIVQFYNLTPQKLHGVITRVQI, from the coding sequence ATGGTCACCCTCCAGAGAAAACACCTGATCCATGAGGCCCGGGAAATAATAAGACCGCTGGGCATCGTCTTCGGCGATATCGGCACGAGCCCCATCTATACGCTTTTTGTCGTGTTTCTTTTTCTCAAGCCAATGGATAAATCCGATATTTTCGGTGTGCTCTCTCTCATGATATGGTCAATGATCCTGGTGGTCTACATACAGTATACATGGCTTGCCATGAACCTCTCCATGAGGGGCGAAGGCGGGATCATCATCCTGCAGGAGATCCTTTCCACGCTCGTCAGACATAAAAAACAGATCCGGATTATCACTCTTTTATCTTTTATCGGACTCTCGTTCATCATCGGGGATGGCGTCATCACGCCGGCAATCTCCATACTGAGCGCGGTGGAGGGCCTGAAGCTCATACCGGGACTCGAAGGCACCCCTCTTTTCATCGTGCTTCTCATTTCCATAATCATCACAATATTTCTCTTCGCTTTTCAGAAACGTGGCACCGACAAGGTCTCTGCGTACTTCAGCCCTATAATGATCATGTGGTTTCTCGCGCTGGCCTTCTCAGGAATAGTAGCCATCTGCGAGTATCCTGCCATACTGGAAGCGCTCTCGCCACATTATGCAGTGCTGTTCTTCATCAAGAGAAAGTTCATAGGGTTCCTTGTGCTCTCAGAAGTGATACTCACCATTACCGGTGGAGAAGCACTCTATGCCGACATGGGACACCTGGGCAAGGAAAGCATCAGGAAAGCCTGGAACTTCGTTTTTGTCTGCCTCGTACTCAATTACCTTGGGCAGGGGGCGCATATGAGCGCCGTGTCCGGCACGACTTCAAGCTCAATCCTCTTTGACATGGTATTCCGGGAATCAAGGCTCCTCTATATCCCCTTCTTGATCCTCACCGTCATCGCCACCGTCATTGCCTCGCAGGCCATGATAAGCGCCATGTTCTCAATTGTCTACCAGGGCATCAACACCGGTATCATGCCGAGGCTTAAGATCGATCACACCTCACAGGAATTGTCCACGCAGATTTATATCGGGTTCGTGAACTGGTTTCTCTTTGCCTGCGTTATCCTGATGCTGCTCATATTTAAAGAGTCAAGCAAGATGGCCCTGGCTTACGGTCTCGCCGTGAATGTGACCATGACCATAACGGCGATAATGCTTATCTGGATATACTCTCTCCATAAGTCAAGGCTGCTCATGGCGCTCTCGGTAATGGTCACCTTCATCGACCTTGCCTTCCTCTTCTCAAATATCAACAAAATTCCCCATGGCGGCTACTGGTCCCTCATCATGGCCATGATCCCCCTGCTGGTGATCCTTCTCTACAAGGCAGGGCAGCGGCGCCTCTATATCGCCCTCAGGCCCATGCCCCTCGCGCCCTTCATGGAGCGCTACAACGAGATGTACAAGACGGCGAGCAAGATCAAGGGGACGGCTATTTTCCTTCTCCGCGATGTAAACCACATCTCGCCCTACATCGTGAACACCATATTCTCCCACAGCATCCTCTATGAATACAACATCATTCTCTCAATATCGATAAAAGACAAGCCTTACGGCATCAAAAGCCACTTTGCCCGGGACCTGGCGCCGAGCCTCAGGGTCTTCGAGATACACCATGGCTACATGGAAGTGGTGAACGTCGAGGAAGTCCTGAAGGAACACGGGATTGACGGAAAAGCGGTCTTTTACGGCATCGAGGATATTGGCACGGGGAAATTTGCGTGGAAGCTCTTCGCCCTCATCAAGGCATTGTCACCTGCCATAGTGCAGTTCTATAACCTCACGCCGCAGAAGCTCCACGGTGTCATCACCAGGGTGCAGATATAA
- a CDS encoding response regulator transcription factor: MSTTEKKVKILIVDDEEQIRRALRSMLSSRSYEVIVASKGEEALDLAIDAVPDLVILDMSMPGMGGLEVCRELRTWFTGPILILSVRGADTDKIAALDTGADDYITKPFSAGELLARVRALLRRSYLRITPVPVITVGELEIDIPRRKVRSGGTEMSLTPIEFDILAYLAQNADCVVTSKMVLAQVWGPEYEDIQTLRVHISNLRKKIEPHPAVPRYILTEPGVGFRFSLS; encoded by the coding sequence ATGAGCACTACTGAGAAAAAAGTGAAAATTCTTATCGTAGACGATGAGGAGCAGATCCGCCGCGCCCTCAGATCGATGCTTTCCTCACGATCCTACGAGGTCATCGTGGCCTCCAAGGGCGAAGAGGCCCTCGACCTCGCTATTGATGCGGTGCCCGACCTTGTAATACTTGACATGTCCATGCCGGGAATGGGAGGTCTTGAAGTGTGCCGCGAGCTCAGGACGTGGTTCACCGGGCCCATCCTCATACTGAGCGTACGGGGGGCCGATACGGACAAGATTGCAGCCCTTGACACCGGCGCCGACGATTATATCACCAAGCCCTTCTCCGCAGGGGAGCTCCTCGCGAGGGTGAGAGCCCTCCTCAGGCGCTCCTATCTGAGGATCACCCCTGTGCCGGTGATCACTGTGGGAGAGCTTGAGATTGATATTCCCCGCCGCAAGGTGAGAAGCGGTGGCACCGAGATGTCCCTCACCCCCATCGAGTTTGACATTCTTGCCTACCTTGCCCAGAATGCCGACTGTGTCGTCACCTCCAAGATGGTTCTTGCCCAGGTGTGGGGACCGGAGTACGAGGACATCCAGACGCTCCGCGTCCATATAAGCAACCTGCGCAAGAAAATCGAGCCCCATCCCGCGGTGCCGCGGTATATTCTCACCGAGCCCGGTGTGGGGTTCCGCTTCTCGCTTTCCTAG
- a CDS encoding DUF4118 domain-containing protein, producing MRTTRTLSTRYGYLLAVFSVIAATALFYPGKDYFGKEQWALLYLLIVVFVAALSGYKPALLVAVLSFFAWNYFFLPPYHTLIVTDPKDWLSLIVFLTVGILMGLQTGRLRERESHALSREKETALLNRFSARIVSEISIEEMAEVLIKEVSEITFARAVALYLLDEKGMVREVLSIPALAGETRETLFRRAESAYLESKSSGFPSLSELSDPSRITRPQDLFLPLLTTTQHAGMLYVGERSDGKPHSLPEIRLLMAIAYQAAVFIERKRLQHISIQADALRETDRLKSTLISSVSHELKTPLASANATVTSMLEGDTRWDSLQVRDELQTVKSDLERLNRSIGSLVDLSRLEDASWIPRKEPYELGEILGSVLANIPEKKKGRILFALEENLPLIEVDFVQWARGIQNLVENALAYSPESSPVTIGAKTGNGELVLWVEDAGPGIPPEERSLVFEKFYRGSSSKGVSSGTGLGLAVTKEIVRFHGGTIALEAVKPHGAKFVITLPLRKESHEHY from the coding sequence ATGAGAACCACCAGGACTCTCTCCACAAGATATGGCTACCTCCTTGCGGTCTTCTCCGTGATAGCGGCAACGGCGCTGTTCTATCCGGGAAAGGATTATTTCGGAAAGGAGCAGTGGGCCCTTCTCTACCTGCTCATCGTCGTGTTCGTCGCTGCCCTTTCAGGCTATAAACCCGCCCTTCTCGTGGCAGTCCTCTCGTTCTTTGCATGGAACTATTTTTTTCTCCCGCCCTACCATACCCTTATTGTCACCGACCCCAAGGACTGGCTCTCCCTTATTGTATTTCTTACCGTGGGGATATTGATGGGGCTCCAGACGGGAAGGCTGAGGGAAAGGGAGAGCCACGCCCTTTCCAGGGAGAAGGAGACAGCCCTTCTGAACCGCTTCAGCGCCCGTATCGTATCGGAGATATCCATCGAGGAGATGGCGGAAGTGCTTATCAAAGAGGTGTCTGAAATTACTTTCGCCAGGGCGGTGGCACTCTATCTTCTCGACGAGAAGGGCATGGTCCGCGAGGTGCTTTCCATTCCCGCTCTCGCCGGAGAAACCAGGGAAACGCTTTTCAGGAGAGCCGAATCAGCCTATCTGGAATCAAAGTCCTCAGGCTTTCCCTCATTGAGCGAGCTCTCCGATCCCTCCAGGATAACCCGGCCCCAGGACCTCTTTCTTCCCCTCCTCACGACTACGCAGCACGCCGGAATGCTCTATGTGGGCGAGCGAAGCGACGGGAAGCCTCATTCCCTCCCGGAAATCCGCCTCCTTATGGCAATTGCCTACCAGGCGGCAGTGTTTATTGAGCGAAAGAGGCTCCAGCACATCTCTATCCAGGCTGATGCTCTCCGCGAGACTGACCGTCTCAAATCAACACTCATCTCATCGGTTTCCCACGAGCTGAAAACACCTCTTGCCTCTGCAAATGCCACGGTGACCAGCATGCTTGAGGGCGATACCAGATGGGATTCCCTGCAGGTCCGTGATGAGCTGCAGACCGTCAAGTCCGATCTTGAGCGCCTCAACAGGAGCATCGGCTCCCTGGTCGATCTCTCCCGCCTTGAGGATGCCTCATGGATCCCGCGGAAAGAGCCTTATGAGCTCGGGGAGATCCTGGGCTCCGTTCTTGCCAACATCCCGGAGAAAAAGAAGGGAAGAATCCTTTTCGCCCTTGAGGAGAATCTTCCCCTCATAGAGGTGGATTTTGTCCAGTGGGCGAGAGGAATACAGAATCTCGTGGAGAATGCCCTCGCCTACAGCCCCGAGAGCTCCCCTGTCACCATAGGGGCAAAGACAGGGAATGGCGAACTGGTCCTGTGGGTTGAAGACGCGGGGCCGGGGATCCCGCCCGAGGAACGGAGCCTTGTCTTTGAGAAGTTCTACCGGGGCTCCTCATCAAAGGGAGTATCATCAGGAACGGGGCTGGGACTTGCCGTCACGAAGGAGATAGTCCGTTTTCACGGGGGAACGATTGCCCTTGAGGCCGTAAAGCCCCATGGGGCAAAGTTCGTCATCACCCTCCCCCTCAGGAAGGAGTCTCATGAGCACTACTGA
- a CDS encoding ornithine cyclodeaminase family protein: MKNREKQILFLSLEDVVACGGADVELAAADMERGFTLLHQGKIVNPMKTTLRAHSHHHEHNIGLVNFLPAYVDLGEEEIITCKLLGAMPSNADIGLPRATGLIALFDTVTKSPIAILDAQVISATRTGGVSLIATRRLASPDTEEIGLVGAGVNMRTQLLGIHKGLPSLKRVRVYSRGDTKNLFAREMAERTGLAIKPVQSAHEAVDGVDFYVTCLPNVAVPVVQAKWVKQKGVTVYNIGCYENESVLLKRMNRVIADMWEQGKHRGVQTHAIAVRDGIIPESLIEDFAPVVVGKRPGRQSKDENIFFNPTGLGFEDAIVAWRVYKEAKKRGTGTWITLWKSTKWI; the protein is encoded by the coding sequence ATGAAGAACAGGGAAAAACAGATTCTTTTCCTCTCCCTTGAAGACGTGGTTGCCTGCGGGGGCGCCGACGTTGAGCTCGCCGCCGCCGATATGGAGCGGGGATTTACCCTTCTCCATCAGGGGAAGATAGTAAATCCCATGAAGACGACCCTGAGGGCCCATTCGCACCACCATGAGCATAACATCGGCCTCGTGAATTTCCTCCCCGCCTATGTCGATCTCGGCGAGGAAGAGATAATCACCTGCAAGCTCCTGGGCGCCATGCCTTCAAATGCCGATATCGGTCTGCCGAGGGCCACGGGGCTCATTGCCCTTTTTGACACTGTCACCAAGTCGCCGATAGCCATCCTGGACGCGCAGGTGATAAGCGCCACGAGGACAGGCGGAGTGTCGCTCATTGCCACCAGGAGGCTTGCCAGCCCTGATACTGAAGAAATAGGGCTTGTGGGGGCAGGAGTGAATATGCGCACCCAGCTCCTGGGCATTCACAAGGGGCTTCCCTCACTCAAGAGGGTGAGGGTCTATTCCCGTGGGGATACGAAAAACCTCTTTGCCCGCGAGATGGCGGAGCGTACAGGCCTCGCCATAAAGCCCGTGCAGAGTGCTCATGAGGCGGTAGATGGAGTTGATTTCTATGTCACCTGCCTTCCAAACGTGGCAGTTCCCGTGGTACAGGCAAAATGGGTGAAGCAGAAAGGTGTCACCGTCTATAATATAGGCTGTTATGAGAATGAATCAGTCCTTCTCAAGCGCATGAACCGCGTTATTGCCGATATGTGGGAGCAGGGAAAGCACCGCGGGGTCCAGACCCACGCCATAGCCGTCCGTGACGGCATTATCCCCGAGAGCCTCATTGAGGATTTTGCCCCCGTGGTGGTAGGGAAAAGGCCCGGCAGGCAGTCAAAGGATGAGAACATCTTTTTCAATCCTACGGGGCTCGGCTTTGAAGATGCCATTGTGGCCTGGCGCGTATACAAGGAAGCGAAAAAACGCGGCACCGGCACGTGGATTACCCTATGGAAGTCTACGAAATGGATATGA
- a CDS encoding serine hydrolase, whose product MTKKNMLVILGLLAALMITGAAGAFPAPAADPFPALEKKLESLVKKKDGMHIGLAFCHVEKGSFFSMRGDELFPLASVFKVPLLVAVLQKIDRKEASLSSQLVIHEHDKCIGSGSLQDQAAGSKVTVERAMELMITVSDNTATDILWEFTGTEAVSGVMPGLGLVHNAIYLPNRPGYLISLGLGSEWKGKSAGQIAALWGKKSMEGRKKSIRAVLEENRNLTRSRFQAAEDASAARQTGASYYDDVAVAKALDNMCSPADMARLLEKLFKGEILSRHSTALALGVLSRTKFNTRIPGNLPSSVKVFHKTGTICGIVNDAGIIEVSKNSHAVLVVFICDIEEGRAGEAGRTIAQIARMVYDSCPR is encoded by the coding sequence ATGACAAAAAAAAACATGCTGGTGATCCTGGGGCTGCTGGCTGCTCTCATGATAACGGGCGCAGCCGGGGCATTTCCAGCACCGGCTGCTGATCCCTTCCCTGCTCTTGAGAAAAAGCTCGAAAGCCTCGTGAAAAAGAAGGATGGCATGCATATAGGCCTGGCCTTCTGCCACGTGGAAAAGGGCTCATTTTTTTCCATGAGGGGTGATGAGCTTTTCCCTCTTGCCAGCGTCTTCAAGGTGCCCCTCCTTGTTGCCGTCCTCCAGAAGATTGACAGGAAGGAGGCGTCCCTTTCCTCTCAGCTCGTGATCCATGAGCATGACAAGTGCATCGGGAGCGGCTCGCTTCAGGATCAGGCCGCCGGCTCAAAGGTCACCGTGGAACGGGCCATGGAGCTTATGATAACGGTCAGTGACAACACGGCCACCGATATCCTCTGGGAGTTCACCGGCACAGAGGCTGTGTCTGGCGTTATGCCCGGGCTGGGCCTTGTGCATAACGCCATTTACCTTCCCAACAGGCCGGGCTACCTTATCTCCCTGGGCCTCGGGAGCGAGTGGAAAGGGAAGTCTGCAGGGCAGATAGCCGCCCTCTGGGGGAAGAAGTCAATGGAGGGGCGGAAAAAGTCGATCCGTGCCGTGCTTGAGGAGAACAGAAATCTTACACGCTCGCGTTTCCAGGCCGCCGAGGATGCCTCGGCAGCCCGTCAGACCGGCGCCTCTTACTATGACGACGTGGCAGTGGCCAAAGCGCTTGACAACATGTGCTCACCTGCCGACATGGCGCGCCTTCTCGAGAAGCTCTTCAAAGGAGAGATCCTTTCAAGACACTCCACAGCTCTTGCGCTCGGCGTGCTCTCCAGGACGAAGTTTAACACGAGGATCCCGGGAAACCTTCCTTCTTCGGTGAAGGTCTTTCACAAGACAGGGACTATCTGCGGCATTGTAAACGACGCGGGGATTATCGAGGTGTCAAAGAATTCCCACGCCGTGCTGGTGGTATTTATCTGTGACATTGAAGAGGGAAGAGCGGGGGAAGCAGGCCGGACCATTGCACAGATTGCCCGTATGGTCTATGACAGCTGCCCCAGGTAA
- the hemG gene encoding protoporphyrinogen oxidase, producing MKKDCVVIGGGIAGLAALYFFQGLSPGPSLLLEARDRTGGNILTEQLDGFLVEGGPDCFLASKHWTLALARKLGVEALMTRPDMNRTFILSGGRLHPIPRGLFLMVPTSFFPLLFSPLITCRGKLRMAMDFFIPPRREKSDESLQSFVERRLGREALEKIAEPLIAGIHASVPDRLSIKSAFPSFVEMEEKHGSLIRGALVRKRSTILPEGLSFFMSFREGLGELTSRLAAGFPPESVRCATKVRSLKAGKEGGYEIATEGGEHLEARTVILATPAYESSRLLEGLDTGLARELSAIPYTSTATVSLGYRESDLSHRLNGYGFVIPRREERRIMACTWTSSKFLHRTPQGHALLRVFLGGTHHGEWTQMDDDEIYRMIGEELRDIMGISATPVLRRLYRWKDAMPQYVVGHQAAMARIDELAVLHKGLYLAGSAYRGIGIGDCIREGEEAAGKAFHYLGQLS from the coding sequence ATGAAAAAGGACTGCGTGGTAATAGGCGGCGGCATTGCAGGCCTGGCGGCCCTTTATTTTTTTCAGGGGCTCTCCCCGGGGCCTTCCCTTCTTCTTGAGGCGAGAGACCGGACGGGGGGGAACATTCTCACGGAGCAGCTCGACGGTTTTCTGGTGGAAGGGGGTCCCGACTGCTTCCTTGCGAGCAAGCACTGGACCCTTGCCCTTGCCCGGAAGCTTGGAGTCGAGGCCCTCATGACAAGGCCCGATATGAACAGGACCTTCATTCTCTCGGGAGGAAGGCTTCACCCCATCCCCCGGGGCCTCTTTCTGATGGTCCCCACGAGCTTCTTCCCCCTTCTCTTCTCTCCCCTTATAACATGCCGCGGGAAGCTGAGAATGGCAATGGATTTCTTTATCCCCCCCAGGAGGGAAAAGAGCGACGAGAGCCTCCAGTCCTTCGTGGAGAGAAGGCTTGGAAGGGAGGCCCTGGAAAAGATTGCCGAGCCGCTCATCGCCGGCATTCATGCGAGCGTCCCCGACAGGCTCAGCATCAAATCGGCCTTTCCCTCCTTCGTGGAGATGGAGGAAAAGCACGGGAGCCTTATCAGGGGAGCGCTCGTGAGGAAAAGGAGCACCATCCTCCCTGAAGGGCTTTCCTTTTTCATGTCCTTCAGGGAGGGGCTTGGCGAGCTCACCTCCAGGCTTGCGGCAGGTTTTCCCCCTGAGAGCGTCAGGTGTGCCACAAAAGTGAGGTCCCTCAAGGCGGGAAAAGAGGGGGGCTACGAGATTGCCACTGAAGGGGGGGAGCACCTGGAGGCCCGGACAGTGATTCTTGCCACGCCGGCCTACGAGAGTTCACGCCTCCTCGAGGGGCTTGACACAGGTCTCGCAAGGGAGCTCAGCGCCATCCCCTATACCTCGACGGCCACGGTAAGCCTTGGTTACAGGGAGAGTGACCTCTCACACCGCCTCAATGGCTATGGCTTTGTCATTCCGCGCAGGGAAGAGAGAAGAATCATGGCCTGCACTTGGACCTCCTCGAAGTTTCTCCACAGGACGCCGCAGGGCCACGCGCTTCTGCGCGTGTTCCTCGGGGGTACCCACCATGGAGAATGGACTCAGATGGACGATGACGAAATCTACCGGATGATCGGTGAGGAGCTCCGCGACATCATGGGAATCAGCGCCACCCCCGTTCTCAGGCGGCTTTACCGCTGGAAGGATGCCATGCCTCAGTATGTCGTGGGCCATCAAGCTGCCATGGCAAGGATCGATGAGCTGGCGGTCCTCCACAAGGGGCTCTACCTTGCGGGGAGCGCTTACCGAGGCATCGGGATAGGCGACTGTATAAGGGAAGGCGAGGAAGCTGCGGGGAAAGCCTTTCATTACCTGGGGCAGCTGTCATAG
- the hemE gene encoding uroporphyrinogen decarboxylase, producing the protein MRKNDRLLHVLEGRPTEVTPVWIMRQAGRYLRDYRDLRERYSFLELCTEPERIAEVTLLPLRELDVDGLIIFSDILLLLLALGVDVAFKEKEGPVILNPIRTGEDIARLKAFEPEEKKLPVLTAIRMLSGRSLPLIGFSGAPFTLASYAVEGGHSRHFLAIKTLLYQHRPLFEILMEKLTKAVTGLLEAQVAAGVDAVQLFDTWAGVLAYDDYVTFVEPYSRQIVRALEKKVPVIHFVLDSAHLLPSLALMGSRAIGIDWRIPVDRARAIVGDGVALQGNLDPAALFAPHEVIEGKVREILSKASGKGGHIFNLGHGILPQTPLENVKCMIEAVHTFSRSPDQP; encoded by the coding sequence ATGCGAAAGAATGACAGACTGCTCCACGTCCTTGAAGGCCGGCCCACTGAAGTGACACCGGTCTGGATAATGCGGCAGGCCGGCCGCTACCTCAGGGACTACCGGGACCTCAGGGAACGGTATAGCTTCCTTGAGCTCTGCACCGAGCCAGAGAGAATTGCAGAGGTTACCCTTCTGCCTCTCAGGGAGCTTGACGTTGACGGCCTTATCATTTTTTCCGACATACTCCTTCTCCTGCTGGCTCTCGGAGTCGATGTGGCCTTCAAGGAGAAGGAGGGGCCCGTTATCCTGAATCCTATCAGGACAGGTGAGGACATTGCGCGCCTGAAGGCCTTTGAGCCAGAGGAGAAAAAGCTGCCTGTCCTTACTGCGATAAGGATGCTGAGCGGCCGATCCCTGCCCCTTATTGGTTTTTCGGGCGCACCTTTCACTCTCGCCTCGTATGCAGTGGAAGGAGGCCACTCGCGGCATTTCCTGGCTATCAAGACCCTTCTTTATCAGCATCGCCCCCTTTTCGAGATCCTCATGGAAAAGCTTACCAAGGCAGTCACCGGCCTGCTTGAGGCACAGGTGGCTGCAGGCGTTGATGCCGTGCAGCTCTTCGATACCTGGGCAGGCGTGCTTGCCTATGATGACTATGTCACCTTCGTAGAGCCCTATTCCCGGCAGATAGTCCGGGCTCTTGAGAAGAAAGTTCCTGTCATCCACTTCGTGCTTGACAGTGCCCACCTTCTTCCCTCCCTGGCACTGATGGGAAGCCGCGCCATAGGCATTGACTGGAGAATCCCCGTTGACAGAGCAAGAGCAATTGTGGGAGATGGGGTGGCGCTGCAGGGGAACCTTGATCCCGCGGCGCTCTTTGCGCCTCATGAGGTGATAGAAGGGAAGGTCAGGGAAATATTGAGCAAGGCTTCGGGAAAAGGAGGCCACATCTTCAACCTGGGCCATGGGATCCTCCCACAGACTCCCCTTGAGAACGTAAAGTGCATGATCGAGGCGGTCCATACCTTCAGCAGAAGCCCGGACCAGCCATGA